One genomic window of Leptotrichia shahii includes the following:
- the cas13a gene encoding type VI-A CRISPR-associated RNA-guided ribonuclease Cas13a, translating to MGNLFGHKRWYEVRDKKDFKIKRKVKVKRNYDGNKYILNINENNNKEKIDNNKFIRKYINYKKNDNILKEFTRKFHAGNILFKLKGKEGIIRIENNDDFLETEEVVLYIEAYGKSEKLKALGITKKKIIDEAIRQGITKDDKKIEIKRQENEEEIEIDIRDEYTNKTLNDCSIILRIIENDELETKKSIYEIFKNINMSLYKIIEKIIENETEKVFENRYYEEHLREKLLKDDKIDVILTNFMEIREKIKSNLEILGFVKFYLNVGGDKKKSKNKKMLVEKILNINVDLTVEDIADFVIKELEFWNITKRIEKVKKVNNEFLEKRRNRTYIKSYVLLDKHEKFKIERENKKDKIVKFFVENIKNNSIKEKIEKILAEFKIDELIKKLEKELKKGNCDTEIFGIFKKHYKVNFDSKKFSKKSDEEKELYKIIYRYLKGRIEKILVNEQKVRLKKMEKIEIEKILNESILSEKILKRVKQYTLEHIMYLGKLRHNDIDMTTVNTDDFSRLHAKEELDLELITFFASTNMELNKIFSRENINNDENIDFFGGDREKNYVLDKKILNSKIKIIRDLDFIDNKNNITNNFIRKFTKIGTNERNRILHAISKERDLQGTQDDYNKVINIIQNLKISDEEVSKALNLDVVFKDKKNIITKINDIKISEENNNDIKYLPSFSKVLPEILNLYRNNPKNEPFDTIETEKIVLNALIYVNKELYKKLILEDDLEENESKNIFLQELKKTLGNIDEIDENIIENYYKNAQISASKGNNKAIKKYQKKVIECYIGYLRKNYEELFDFSDFKMNIQEIKKQIKDINDNKTYERITVKTSDKTIVINDDFEYIISIFALLNSNAVINKIRNRFFATSVWLNTSEYQNIIDILDEIMQLNTLRNECITENWNLNLEEFIQKMKEIEKDFDDFKIQTKKEIFNNYYEDIKNNILTEFKDDINGCDVLEKKLEKIVIFDDETKFEIDKKSNILQDEQRKLSNINKKDLKKKVDQYIKDKDQEIKSKILCRIIFNSDFLKKYKKEIDNLIEDMESENENKFQEIYYPKERKNELYIYKKNLFLNIGNPNFDKIYGLISNDIKMADAKFLFNIDGKNIRKNKISEIDAILKNLNDKLNGYSKEYKEKYIKKLKENDDFFAKNIQNKNYKSFEKDYNRVSEYKKIRDLVEFNYLNKIESYLIDINWKLAIQMARFERDMHYIVNGLRELGIIKLSGYNTGISRAYPKRNGSDGFYTTTAYYKFFDEESYKKFEKICYGFGIDLSENSEINKPENESIRNYISHFYIVRNPFADYSIAEQIDRVSNLLSYSTRYNNSTYASVFEVFKKDVNLDYDELKKKFKLIGNNDILERLMKPKKVSVLELESYNSDYIKNLIIELLTKIENTNDTL from the coding sequence ATGGGAAATTTATTTGGACATAAGAGATGGTATGAAGTTCGTGATAAAAAAGATTTTAAAATAAAACGGAAAGTAAAAGTTAAAAGGAACTATGATGGAAACAAATACATTTTAAATATTAATGAAAATAATAATAAAGAAAAAATTGATAATAATAAATTTATTAGAAAATATATTAATTACAAAAAAAATGATAATATTCTTAAAGAATTTACAAGAAAATTTCATGCAGGAAATATTCTATTTAAGTTGAAAGGTAAAGAAGGAATCATAAGAATAGAAAATAATGATGATTTTTTGGAAACAGAAGAAGTTGTATTATATATAGAAGCATATGGAAAATCTGAGAAATTGAAAGCATTGGGGATTACAAAAAAGAAAATAATAGATGAAGCAATTAGGCAAGGAATAACTAAAGATGATAAAAAAATAGAAATAAAGAGACAAGAGAATGAAGAAGAAATAGAGATAGATATCAGAGATGAGTATACTAATAAAACACTAAATGATTGTTCAATAATATTAAGAATAATAGAAAATGATGAATTAGAAACAAAAAAATCAATTTACGAAATTTTTAAAAATATTAACATGAGTTTATATAAGATTATAGAAAAAATAATTGAAAATGAAACAGAAAAAGTATTTGAAAATCGATATTATGAAGAACATTTAAGAGAAAAATTATTGAAAGATGATAAAATAGATGTTATTTTGACTAATTTTATGGAAATAAGAGAAAAAATAAAAAGTAATTTAGAAATTCTGGGTTTTGTAAAATTTTATCTTAATGTTGGTGGTGATAAAAAGAAATCTAAAAATAAAAAAATGCTTGTTGAAAAAATTTTAAATATAAATGTAGATTTAACAGTAGAAGATATAGCTGATTTTGTTATAAAAGAGTTAGAATTTTGGAATATTACTAAAAGAATTGAAAAAGTAAAAAAAGTTAATAATGAATTTCTTGAAAAGAGAAGAAATAGAACATATATAAAATCTTATGTACTATTAGATAAGCACGAAAAATTTAAAATAGAAAGAGAAAATAAAAAAGATAAAATTGTAAAATTTTTTGTAGAAAATATAAAAAATAATAGTATAAAAGAAAAAATAGAAAAAATTTTAGCAGAATTTAAAATAGATGAATTAATAAAAAAATTAGAAAAAGAACTAAAAAAAGGAAATTGTGATACAGAAATTTTTGGAATATTTAAAAAACATTATAAAGTTAATTTTGATTCGAAAAAATTTTCAAAGAAATCTGATGAAGAAAAAGAACTATATAAAATCATATATCGATATTTGAAAGGAAGAATTGAAAAAATATTGGTAAATGAACAAAAAGTCAGATTAAAGAAAATGGAAAAAATAGAAATAGAAAAAATTTTAAATGAAAGTATATTATCTGAAAAAATTTTAAAAAGAGTTAAGCAATATACGTTAGAGCATATTATGTATTTAGGGAAATTAAGACATAATGATATAGATATGACAACAGTAAATACTGATGATTTTTCTAGACTTCACGCTAAAGAGGAATTGGATTTAGAATTGATTACTTTTTTTGCTTCTACCAATATGGAATTAAATAAGATTTTTTCTAGAGAAAATATAAATAATGATGAAAATATAGATTTCTTTGGAGGAGATCGAGAAAAAAATTACGTACTTGATAAAAAAATTTTAAATTCAAAAATAAAAATAATAAGAGACTTAGATTTTATAGATAATAAAAATAACATTACAAATAATTTTATTAGGAAATTTACAAAGATAGGAACAAATGAAAGAAACAGGATATTACATGCGATTAGCAAGGAAAGAGATTTACAAGGAACGCAAGATGACTATAATAAAGTCATAAATATAATTCAAAATTTAAAAATATCAGATGAAGAAGTGTCAAAAGCATTAAATTTAGATGTAGTATTTAAAGATAAAAAAAATATAATTACTAAAATAAATGATATTAAAATTTCAGAAGAAAATAATAATGATATTAAATATTTACCATCCTTTTCTAAAGTACTTCCTGAAATATTAAATTTATATAGGAATAATCCTAAGAATGAACCATTTGATACTATAGAAACAGAAAAAATAGTATTAAATGCTTTAATATATGTGAATAAAGAATTGTATAAGAAATTAATTTTAGAAGATGATTTAGAAGAAAATGAAAGTAAGAATATATTTTTACAAGAATTAAAGAAAACTTTAGGAAACATTGATGAAATAGATGAAAATATTATAGAAAATTATTATAAAAATGCTCAGATTTCTGCTTCAAAAGGTAATAATAAAGCTATTAAAAAATATCAGAAAAAAGTAATAGAATGTTATATTGGATATTTGAGAAAAAATTATGAGGAACTTTTTGATTTTTCAGATTTTAAAATGAATATTCAAGAAATTAAGAAACAAATAAAAGACATTAATGATAATAAAACTTACGAAAGAATAACTGTAAAGACTAGTGATAAAACTATAGTAATAAATGATGATTTTGAATATATAATTTCAATATTTGCACTGTTAAATAGTAATGCGGTTATAAATAAAATTAGAAATAGATTTTTTGCAACATCAGTTTGGTTAAATACTTCAGAATATCAAAATATTATAGATATTTTAGATGAAATAATGCAATTAAATACTTTGAGAAATGAATGTATAACTGAAAATTGGAATCTTAATTTAGAAGAATTTATTCAAAAAATGAAAGAGATAGAAAAAGACTTTGATGATTTTAAAATACAAACTAAAAAAGAAATTTTTAATAATTATTATGAGGATATAAAAAATAATATATTAACTGAATTTAAAGATGATATTAATGGTTGTGATGTTTTAGAGAAAAAATTAGAAAAAATTGTAATTTTTGATGATGAAACTAAATTTGAGATAGATAAAAAATCGAATATATTACAAGATGAACAAAGAAAGTTATCAAACATAAATAAAAAGGATTTGAAAAAAAAGGTTGATCAGTATATAAAAGATAAAGATCAGGAAATAAAGAGTAAAATATTGTGTAGAATAATATTTAATTCTGATTTTTTAAAAAAATACAAAAAAGAAATAGATAATTTAATAGAAGATATGGAATCAGAGAATGAAAATAAATTTCAAGAAATATATTATCCTAAAGAACGTAAGAATGAATTATATATTTATAAAAAGAATTTATTTTTAAATATTGGAAATCCAAATTTTGATAAAATTTATGGATTAATTTCAAATGATATTAAAATGGCTGATGCAAAATTTTTATTTAATATTGATGGTAAAAATATTAGAAAAAATAAAATATCTGAAATTGATGCAATATTGAAAAATCTAAATGATAAACTAAATGGATATTCTAAAGAATACAAAGAGAAGTATATAAAAAAATTGAAAGAAAATGATGACTTTTTTGCAAAAAATATACAAAATAAAAACTATAAATCATTTGAAAAAGATTATAATAGAGTTTCTGAATACAAAAAAATTAGAGATTTGGTAGAATTTAATTATTTGAATAAAATAGAAAGTTATTTGATAGATATAAATTGGAAACTTGCTATTCAAATGGCTAGATTTGAAAGAGATATGCACTATATTGTAAATGGGCTAAGAGAATTAGGAATTATTAAGTTAAGTGGCTACAATACTGGAATAAGTAGAGCTTATCCTAAGCGTAATGGATCTGATGGCTTTTATACAACAACAGCATACTATAAATTTTTTGATGAAGAATCTTATAAAAAATTTGAGAAAATATGTTATGGATTTGGAATTGATTTGTCTGAAAATTCTGAAATTAATAAGCCGGAAAATGAAAGTATTAGAAACTATATTTCACATTTCTATATTGTAAGAAATCCGTTTGCTGATTACAGTATTGCAGAACAAATTGATAGAGTTTCTAATTTATTATCATATAGTACACGTTATAATAATTCAACTTATGCAAGTGTATTTGAAGTATTTAAAAAAGATGTGAATTTAGATTATGATGAATTAAAGAAAAAATTTAAACTTATCGGTAATAATGATATACTTGAAAGATTAATGAAACCTAAAAAAGTTTCTGTTTTAGAATTAGAAAGTTATAATTCTGATTATATTAAAAACTTGATAATAGAACTTTTAACAAAAATAGAAAATACGAATGATACGTTATAA
- a CDS encoding alpha-amylase family glycosyl hydrolase, whose product MGYKIIIYKDNKFYKEENLKQNWENFIYKWGNVESGSYFFEIKNEESGTISGVTYSHTAPFAKKFEAVVDENLPPKSITGFQKGIDIYVEYFPSKKTFSLTKMKFYRMNLNIADFGLEKADKVEIAGNFNNWKPDTEPIHHFEGTNYEVTLASPEGVYEYKYLIDGKWYPENENKKLIIGENGALFAQGDLGTGKFVYEAIDKNTNLKAIVHNYDSLQYFNKLSDSEYEFKIRTQMNDVERAYISIVLHEEDNYEMIYELERYQDKTNGFDYFERIINFGKEAKKLLYYFILEDNGSRAYFNGTTLSYSKPKRLVVNTTSKDIQLFNVPNWAKEAVWYNIFPDRFYNGNHYNDPIFNEFGPEAFKPNRLHEQNFVEEYKWEKSNNVISHFDRNRWTADFKEQVIWEKLGEREIDYSLKYARMYGGDLQGIKEKIPYMKELGINAVWLNPVFFSYQNHKYGANDFRHISPDFGTIKTSGSTHSVEINRNNKYGNKSYVDVLGNKATTSSELKLLEVNLKGENRGKNGYGETEDPATWVWTESDLIMVDLIKEFHKNGIRVIFDGVFNHSSSEHWTFNMVLADGENSKYKDWYKFTDFGQHVPITDDMSDEQAFETLIANRKRTIYNAWGGFDSLPEFNTFNQEYKEYIFNITRKWMCGPDGKESENWMEDDGIDGWRLDVPNCLENQNFWNEWREVVKGSKKDSYITAELWGNASGDINGGNKFDTVMNYEWLKTVIGFFINQSREGGVRYKLKAQDFFNELREKRTWYPYQALQASQNLNGSHDTDRLYSRIVNDVIGRNLEEGKQLEKGYNGIRPDLASNNHPNTTIDWRNSPIKPKDILKLISIFQMTYIGAPMLFYGDEVGMWGATDPYCRKPMLWKEFLYDNEKNPSHINQNEVYEQKVDSDLFEWYKKLIRIRLENKTLVYGKFREMFADNDREIIVYERVIEDHLIIVVINNSFNSWENVEFETNYQDERFIDLVTEGRTFRTGSNGKIKLDLKAKEGLILRKVRIDGDYE is encoded by the coding sequence ATGGGTTATAAAATTATAATTTATAAAGACAATAAATTTTATAAGGAAGAAAATTTAAAGCAAAATTGGGAAAATTTTATATACAAATGGGGAAACGTCGAATCAGGAAGCTATTTTTTTGAAATAAAAAATGAGGAAAGTGGTACGATAAGCGGAGTAACTTATAGTCACACTGCTCCATTTGCAAAAAAATTTGAGGCTGTGGTGGATGAAAATTTGCCGCCAAAATCAATTACTGGATTTCAAAAGGGAATAGATATTTATGTGGAATATTTTCCATCTAAAAAGACATTTTCATTAACTAAAATGAAATTTTACAGAATGAACTTGAATATTGCTGATTTTGGATTGGAAAAGGCGGATAAGGTTGAGATTGCGGGAAACTTTAATAACTGGAAGCCCGATACTGAGCCAATTCACCATTTTGAAGGGACAAATTACGAAGTGACACTGGCTTCGCCTGAAGGAGTTTATGAATACAAATACTTGATTGACGGAAAATGGTATCCTGAAAATGAAAATAAAAAACTTATAATAGGAGAAAATGGAGCGCTATTTGCACAAGGAGATTTGGGAACTGGAAAATTTGTTTATGAAGCGATTGATAAAAATACAAATTTAAAGGCGATTGTTCATAACTATGATAGTTTGCAATATTTTAATAAATTGTCTGACAGTGAGTATGAATTTAAAATAAGAACACAGATGAATGATGTGGAGCGTGCTTACATAAGCATTGTTTTACATGAAGAAGATAATTATGAAATGATTTATGAACTTGAAAGATACCAAGATAAGACGAACGGATTTGACTATTTTGAAAGAATTATAAACTTTGGAAAAGAAGCTAAAAAACTGTTGTATTATTTTATTTTGGAAGATAATGGTTCAAGAGCTTACTTTAATGGAACAACATTGAGTTATAGCAAACCTAAAAGACTTGTTGTAAATACAACTTCTAAGGATATACAGCTGTTTAATGTACCAAATTGGGCAAAAGAAGCTGTTTGGTATAATATTTTTCCAGATAGATTTTACAATGGAAATCATTACAATGATCCGATTTTCAATGAATTTGGACCAGAGGCATTTAAACCTAACAGACTTCATGAACAGAATTTTGTAGAAGAATATAAATGGGAAAAAAGTAATAATGTGATTAGTCATTTTGACAGAAACCGATGGACGGCTGATTTTAAGGAACAGGTAATATGGGAAAAGCTGGGAGAGCGTGAAATTGACTACAGCTTGAAATATGCCAGAATGTATGGTGGAGATTTACAGGGAATTAAGGAAAAAATACCATATATGAAGGAGCTTGGAATTAATGCTGTATGGCTAAATCCAGTATTTTTCTCGTATCAAAATCATAAGTATGGAGCAAATGACTTTAGACATATTTCGCCAGATTTTGGGACAATAAAGACAAGCGGATCAACTCACAGTGTGGAAATTAATAGAAATAATAAATATGGGAATAAGTCATACGTGGATGTGCTTGGAAACAAGGCTACAACAAGTAGCGAGCTAAAACTTCTGGAAGTGAACTTAAAGGGTGAAAACAGAGGAAAAAATGGATATGGAGAAACAGAAGATCCAGCTACTTGGGTTTGGACAGAGTCAGACTTGATAATGGTTGACTTGATAAAGGAATTTCATAAAAATGGTATTCGTGTAATATTTGACGGAGTTTTCAATCATAGCAGCAGTGAGCATTGGACATTTAATATGGTGCTTGCAGACGGTGAAAATTCTAAATATAAAGATTGGTACAAATTTACAGATTTTGGACAGCATGTTCCGATTACAGATGATATGAGTGATGAACAGGCATTTGAAACATTAATTGCAAATAGAAAGAGAACTATTTATAATGCTTGGGGTGGATTTGACTCGCTTCCTGAATTTAACACTTTTAATCAGGAATATAAAGAATACATTTTTAACATTACGAGAAAATGGATGTGTGGACCTGATGGAAAAGAAAGTGAAAACTGGATGGAAGATGACGGAATTGACGGATGGCGTTTAGATGTGCCAAACTGCCTTGAAAATCAAAATTTCTGGAATGAATGGAGAGAAGTTGTAAAAGGCAGCAAGAAAGATTCCTACATAACTGCCGAACTTTGGGGAAATGCTTCAGGAGATATTAACGGCGGAAATAAATTTGACACTGTAATGAACTATGAATGGTTAAAAACAGTTATTGGATTTTTCATAAATCAAAGCCGTGAAGGTGGAGTAAGGTATAAATTAAAGGCACAGGACTTTTTCAATGAACTTCGAGAAAAACGAACTTGGTATCCGTATCAGGCGTTACAGGCGAGTCAGAATCTAAACGGTTCACACGATACTGACAGGCTTTATTCAAGAATTGTAAATGATGTAATTGGAAGAAATCTGGAAGAAGGAAAGCAGTTAGAAAAAGGATACAATGGAATTCGTCCTGACCTAGCTTCAAATAATCATCCAAATACAACGATAGATTGGCGAAACAGCCCAATTAAGCCAAAAGATATATTAAAATTAATATCAATATTCCAAATGACTTATATTGGAGCACCAATGTTATTTTACGGCGATGAAGTTGGAATGTGGGGAGCAACAGACCCATATTGCAGAAAGCCAATGTTATGGAAGGAATTTTTGTATGATAATGAAAAAAATCCATCACATATTAATCAGAATGAAGTTTATGAACAAAAAGTCGACAGCGATTTATTTGAATGGTACAAAAAGTTAATAAGAATAAGATTGGAAAATAAAACACTTGTTTATGGTAAGTTTAGGGAAATGTTTGCTGATAACGACAGGGAAATAATTGTGTATGAAAGAGTAATCGAGGATCATTTAATTATTGTTGTAATAAATAATTCGTTTAACAGCTGGGAAAATGTGGAATTTGAAACAAATTATCAGGATGAAAGATTTATTGATTTGGTAACAGAAGGCAGAACATTTAGAACAGGTTCAAATGGGAAAATTAAGTTGGATCTAAAGGCGAAAGAAGGATTGATTTTACGAAAAGTAAGGATAGATGGGGATTATGAGTAA
- a CDS encoding aminopeptidase — MTKENLWKNYTDEQKKIIFEFAEEYKKYLDSAKTEREFVDLTEEELKKNGFVDINEKSELKKGDKIYFNNRNKNVIAVIVGNDIKSGINMIVSHMDSPRLDLKPNPIMETEEFALLNTHYYGGIKKYQWAATPLALHGVVFLKNGQKVTLSIGEKNDEPVFSMPDILPHLSYNVQDERKARDVIKGEELKLLFGNMPLNDENVNKKIKQFVLDKLKKDYGIEEDDFFTAELEVVPTGKLRDVGLDKSMIGGYGQDDRICAYTSLRALFDVKETEKTVMVYLTDKEEIGSEGSTSLKSTLPEYVVGKMLSLTEKNYNDQILRETLWNSKALSSDVTAALNPVFKSVHDIENVARLSYGLAFAKYTGSRGKSMANDADAEFIQEIRQIFDKNEIKYQSGGFGKVDEGGGGTVAKFLAYYGIRTIDAGPALLSMHSLFEISSKADLYETYRAYKVFFELD; from the coding sequence ATGACAAAGGAAAATTTATGGAAAAATTATACTGACGAACAGAAAAAAATAATTTTTGAATTTGCTGAAGAGTATAAGAAATATTTGGATTCTGCAAAAACTGAAAGAGAATTTGTAGATTTGACGGAAGAAGAGTTGAAGAAAAATGGTTTTGTTGATATTAATGAAAAAAGTGAATTGAAAAAAGGGGATAAAATTTATTTTAACAACAGAAATAAAAATGTTATTGCAGTAATTGTGGGAAATGATATAAAAAGCGGAATCAATATGATTGTTTCTCACATGGACTCGCCAAGACTGGACTTAAAGCCAAATCCGATAATGGAAACTGAAGAATTTGCCCTTCTAAACACGCATTATTATGGTGGAATTAAAAAATATCAATGGGCAGCCACTCCGCTTGCATTACATGGTGTTGTTTTTTTGAAAAATGGACAAAAAGTTACACTTTCAATTGGGGAAAAAAATGATGAGCCTGTATTCAGTATGCCAGATATATTGCCTCATTTGTCCTATAATGTGCAGGATGAAAGAAAGGCAAGAGATGTTATTAAAGGTGAAGAATTAAAGCTGTTATTTGGAAATATGCCTTTAAATGATGAGAATGTGAATAAAAAAATAAAGCAGTTTGTACTTGATAAATTGAAAAAAGATTATGGAATAGAAGAAGATGATTTCTTTACGGCGGAGCTGGAAGTAGTGCCTACTGGGAAATTGCGGGATGTAGGGCTTGATAAGAGCATGATTGGAGGATATGGTCAAGATGATAGAATTTGTGCGTATACTTCGCTTAGAGCCTTGTTTGATGTTAAGGAAACTGAGAAAACTGTTATGGTATATTTGACAGATAAAGAAGAAATTGGAAGTGAAGGTTCTACGAGCTTGAAGTCAACATTGCCTGAATATGTTGTTGGGAAAATGCTTTCACTTACAGAAAAAAATTACAATGATCAAATATTGAGGGAAACTTTATGGAATTCTAAAGCATTATCGTCAGATGTTACAGCTGCATTGAATCCAGTGTTTAAATCAGTTCATGATATAGAAAATGTAGCACGGCTGTCTTATGGACTGGCATTTGCAAAATATACTGGAAGCCGTGGAAAATCTATGGCAAATGATGCTGATGCTGAATTTATTCAGGAAATAAGACAAATATTTGATAAAAATGAAATTAAATATCAATCGGGCGGATTTGGAAAAGTTGATGAAGGTGGAGGAGGAACTGTTGCGAAGTTTTTGGCTTACTACGGAATTAGAACGATAGATGCAGGACCAGCACTTTTATCAATGCATTCTTTATTTGAAATTTCATCAAAAGCAGACTTGTATGAAACATATAGGGCGTATAAAGTATTTTTTGAGTTAGATTAG
- the nagA gene encoding N-acetylglucosamine-6-phosphate deacetylase, which yields MIIKNAKIFNGEKFIGENTIVLEGKFIKKIVGFSLIDKKELENQEIIDVEGMVLSPGFIDLQINGCGGVLFNDDISREALEIMNETNKRYGCTSFLPTLITSPDEKIEKALELMEKMEDKEEIGVLGIHIEGPYISVEKKGIHRSEYIRILSDEMIEKIAKAGPEVTRIITIAPEKAKVEHLKKLRNTGINVAIGHTNATYKECVEKKEYYNCGTHLYNAMRGLDSREPGVVGFLFNNNTTNCGIIADGLHIDFASVEIAKKIMKDRLYLVTDAVSPAGTDNMTEFMFEGNRVLYRDGKCISPEGTLGGSSLVMIKGVQNLVEEVHISLEEALRMATSYPAEAVAIDEKYGFIKEGYFADLTYFDEKFNVKGTISKGKLTRY from the coding sequence ATGATCATAAAAAATGCAAAGATATTTAATGGGGAGAAGTTTATTGGGGAAAATACGATTGTTTTAGAAGGGAAATTTATAAAAAAGATAGTGGGTTTTTCTTTGATTGATAAAAAAGAATTAGAAAATCAGGAAATTATTGATGTCGAGGGAATGGTTTTGTCGCCAGGATTTATTGATCTGCAGATTAATGGATGTGGTGGAGTGTTATTTAATGATGATATTTCTAGGGAAGCATTGGAAATAATGAATGAAACTAATAAAAGATATGGGTGTACTTCGTTTTTGCCTACGCTTATAACTTCTCCAGATGAGAAAATAGAAAAGGCCCTTGAGCTTATGGAGAAAATGGAGGATAAGGAGGAAATTGGAGTTTTAGGGATTCATATTGAAGGACCTTATATAAGTGTAGAAAAAAAAGGGATTCATCGTTCTGAATATATAAGAATTTTGTCAGATGAAATGATTGAAAAAATAGCTAAGGCAGGACCAGAAGTTACTAGAATAATAACGATAGCACCTGAAAAGGCTAAAGTTGAACATTTGAAGAAATTGAGGAATACTGGGATTAATGTGGCTATTGGGCATACGAATGCAACTTACAAAGAGTGTGTGGAAAAGAAGGAATACTATAACTGTGGAACTCATTTGTATAATGCAATGAGAGGACTAGATTCAAGAGAACCTGGAGTTGTTGGATTTTTATTTAATAATAATACTACAAATTGTGGCATAATAGCTGATGGGCTTCATATAGATTTTGCTTCTGTGGAAATTGCTAAGAAAATAATGAAAGACAGACTTTATCTTGTGACAGATGCAGTCAGTCCTGCCGGAACTGATAATATGACCGAGTTTATGTTTGAAGGGAATAGGGTTTTGTATAGGGATGGAAAATGTATTTCTCCAGAAGGGACTTTGGGGGGATCTTCGCTTGTTATGATAAAAGGGGTGCAAAATCTAGTGGAAGAAGTTCATATTTCGCTTGAGGAAGCACTCAGAATGGCAACTTCCTATCCTGCTGAAGCGGTGGCTATTGATGAAAAATATGGATTTATAAAAGAGGGATATTTTGCAGATTTGACATATTTTGATGAAAAGTTTAATGTGAAGGGGACAATAAGCAAGGGGAAATTGACTAGATATTAA
- a CDS encoding glucose-6-phosphate isomerase: MKLNFSYQFAKKFFNESELKQIKPYVELANEVLTSKSGAGNDFLGWVDLPETYDKDEFARIKKAAEKIKNDSEVLVVIGIGGSYLGAKAAIEFLSHSFYNNLPKDKRKTPEIYFAGTNMSGVYLQHLIDVVGDRDFSVNVISKSGTTTEPAIAFRVFKKMLEEKYGKEEAAKRIYATTDKAKGALKTLATAEGYETFVVPDNVGGRFSVLTAVGLLPIAAAGIDIDDLMAGAKDAMNDFANKNMDENQALQYAAVRNILHRKGKDLELMVNYEPRVHYLAEWWKQLFGESEGKDGKGLYPTSADFSADLHSLGQYIQEGKRLFFETVVSIGKPEVEFIIESDKDNLDGLNFIAGKTLDYVNKKATDGVILAHVDGNVPNLGVNIPEATPYHLGYTFYFFEKACGVSGYLLGVNPFDQPGVEAYKKNMFALLGKPGYEEAGKELEKKLNEVK; the protein is encoded by the coding sequence ATGAAATTAAATTTTAGCTATCAATTTGCAAAAAAATTTTTTAACGAAAGTGAATTAAAACAAATTAAGCCTTATGTAGAATTGGCAAATGAAGTATTGACTTCAAAAAGTGGAGCAGGAAATGATTTTTTAGGATGGGTTGACTTGCCGGAAACTTATGATAAAGATGAATTTGCTAGAATTAAAAAGGCGGCTGAAAAAATTAAAAATGATTCGGAAGTTTTAGTTGTAATTGGAATTGGAGGATCTTATTTGGGAGCAAAGGCTGCAATCGAATTTTTATCACACAGCTTTTACAATAACTTGCCAAAAGATAAGAGAAAAACACCTGAAATTTATTTTGCAGGGACAAATATGAGCGGTGTTTACTTACAACACTTAATCGATGTAGTTGGAGATAGAGATTTTTCAGTAAATGTAATTTCAAAATCTGGAACTACAACTGAACCTGCAATTGCATTCAGAGTATTCAAGAAAATGCTGGAAGAAAAATACGGAAAAGAAGAAGCTGCAAAAAGAATCTATGCCACAACAGATAAAGCGAAGGGAGCATTAAAAACACTTGCTACAGCTGAAGGATATGAAACTTTTGTTGTACCTGACAATGTTGGAGGAAGATTTTCTGTGTTGACTGCAGTAGGACTTTTACCAATCGCTGCGGCTGGAATTGACATTGATGACTTAATGGCTGGAGCAAAAGATGCGATGAATGACTTTGCAAACAAAAATATGGATGAAAATCAGGCTTTACAATATGCAGCTGTGAGAAATATCTTGCATAGAAAAGGAAAAGACTTGGAATTAATGGTAAATTATGAGCCAAGAGTTCACTATTTGGCAGAATGGTGGAAACAATTGTTTGGAGAATCTGAAGGGAAAGATGGAAAGGGATTGTATCCAACTTCAGCAGATTTTTCGGCAGACTTGCATTCATTAGGACAATACATTCAGGAAGGAAAAAGATTATTCTTTGAAACAGTAGTTTCTATTGGAAAACCTGAAGTGGAATTTATAATTGAAAGCGACAAGGATAACCTTGATGGACTAAACTTTATTGCTGGAAAAACATTGGATTATGTAAATAAAAAAGCAACTGATGGAGTAATATTGGCACATGTTGATGGAAATGTACCTAATTTGGGAGTAAACATTCCTGAAGCAACTCCTTATCACTTGGGATATACATTCTACTTCTTTGAAAAAGCATGTGGAGTAAGCGGGTATCTTTTAGGTGTAAATCCATTTGATCAGCCTGGAGTAGAAGCATATAAGAAAAATATGTTTGCGTTATTAGGAAAACCTGGATATGAAGAAGCTGGAAAAGAATTGGAAAAAAAATTAAATGAAGTTAAATAA